One genomic region from Drosophila subpulchrella strain 33 F10 #4 breed RU33 chromosome 2R, RU_Dsub_v1.1 Primary Assembly, whole genome shotgun sequence encodes:
- the LOC119551617 gene encoding general odorant-binding protein 56d → MKFLIVLSAILAISFAELQLSDEQKAVAHANGALCAQQEGITKDQAIALRNGNFDESDPKIKCFANCFLEKTGFLIDGEVQPAVVLTKLGPLVGEDNVKAVQAKCDATKGADKCDTAFQLFQCYYKNRAHI, encoded by the exons ATGAAATTTCTGATTGTCCTGTCCGCCATTCTGGCCATTTCTTTTGCC GAACTTCAGCTATCTGATGAGCAGAAGGCCGTGGCCCATGCCAATGGAGCCCTTTGCGCCCAGCAGGAGGGAATCACCAAGGATCAGGCGATTGCCCTGCGAAATGGTAACTTCGACGAAAGCGATCCCAAAATCAAGTGCTTCGCCAACTGTTTCCTGGAGAAGACCGGTTTCCTGATCGACGGAGAGGTCCAGCCCGCtgtcgttttgaccaagttggGACCGCTGGTCGGCGAGGATAACGTGAAGGCCGTTCAGGCCAAGTGTGATGCCACCAAGGGAGCTGATAAATGCGACACCGCCTTCCAGCTATTCCAGTGCTACTACAAGAACCGCGCCCACATCTAA
- the LOC119549723 gene encoding general odorant-binding protein 56d — protein MLAARNIKPTVSIPKDSKQLPISIMKVFIALVAFAALSFAAAVELSPAQIAEVRQRAKACAEQEGITKEQAIGLRAGNFGDSDPKVKCFANCFLEQSGLVTNGQVNPDAVLAKLGPIAGEAKVKEVQAKCDSIQGADKCDTSYQLFKCYYENRAEV, from the exons ATGCTGGCTGCCCGCAACATTAAGCCAACAGTTTCCATTCCAAAAGATTCTAAGCAACTCCCGATCAGCATCATGAAAGTATTCATCGCTCTCGTCGCCTTTGCAGCTCTGTCCTTTGCAGCTGCTGTG GAACTCTCGCCGGCCCAGATCGCCGAGGTGAGGCAGAGGGCCAAGGCCTGTGCCGAGCAGGAGGGAATCACCAAGGAGCAGGCTATTGGCCTTCGGGCCGGCAACTTTGGGGACTCCGATCCCAAGGTAAAGTGCTTCGCAAACTGTTTCCTTGAGCAGAGTGGCCTGGTTACCAACGGTCAGGTCAATCCCGATGCGGTTCTGGCCAAGCTGGGTCCCATTGCCGGGGAGGCAAAGGTCAAGGAGGTCCAGGCCAAGTGCGACTCGATCCAGGGAGCCGATAAGTGCGACACCAGCTACCAGCTGTTCAAGTGCTACTACGAGAACCGCGCTGAAGTATAA
- the LOC119551397 gene encoding uncharacterized protein LOC119551397 isoform X1, whose protein sequence is MKWSLVLVFLFGILAMTTSKLQPPINWRRDFKTTRDCERQENVSSIDAYEAVFLKKNEPVDYKVKCFLHCAIEESVNFIQSFNLVPLRKVDNCMLIKDEDKCEEGLMKFKCYYKN, encoded by the exons ATGAAGTGGTCTCTTGTTTTGGTATTTCTATTTGGCATCCTAGCTATGACAACTTCTAAG TTACAGCCCCCAATAAATTGGCGGAGGGACTTTAAAACTACGCGTGATTGTGAAAGACAAGAAAATGTTTCATCGATTGACGCTTACGAAgctgtatttttaaagaaaaacgaGCCCGTAGATTACAAAGTCAAGTGCTTTTTACACTGTGCCATCGAAGAATCGGTTAATTTCATACAGTCTTTTAATTTAGTACCGCTAAGAAAGGTCGATAACTGCATGTTGATCAAGGATGAGGATAAGTGCGAGGAGGGCTTGATGAAGTTTAAATGCTATTACAAAAATTAG
- the LOC119550783 gene encoding thioredoxin, mitochondrial, translating into MSSYRRLYRAERLMNLLKASRGMTSTGRQPIFDVETRKDFEQRVINSDRPVVVDFHASWCCPCKALAPRLENIVSEQGGRVRLARVDIDEHGELAMDYNVGSVPSLVVISKGKVVNRMVGLQTSDYIRKWLHKVVPQKSSADVKN; encoded by the exons ATGTCGAGCTATAGACGACTGTACCGCGCAGAGCGTCTCATGAATCTGCTGAAGGCGAGCCGCGGAATGACCAGCACAGGCAGGCAACCGATCTTCGATGTGGAGACCAGAAAGGACTTTGAGCAGCGGGTGATAAACAGTGACCGACCGGTGGTAGTGGATTTCCATGCCAG CTGGTGCTGTCCTTGCAAGGCTCTGGCCCCTCGACTGGAGAACATCGTGTCCGAGCAGGGCGGTCGTGTGAGGTTGGCCCGCGTCGATATCGATGAGCACGGGGAACTGGCCATGGACTACAACGTGGGATCCGTGCCATCCCTGGTGGTCATCAGCAAGGGCAAGGTGGTAAATCGTATGGTTGGCCTACAGACCAGCGATTACATCCGCAAGTGGCTCCATAAAGTGGTGCCCCAAAAATCATCTGCGGATGTGAAGAACTAG
- the LOC119551397 gene encoding uncharacterized protein LOC119551397 isoform X2 encodes MKWSLVLVFLFGILAMTTSKPPINWRRDFKTTRDCERQENVSSIDAYEAVFLKKNEPVDYKVKCFLHCAIEESVNFIQSFNLVPLRKVDNCMLIKDEDKCEEGLMKFKCYYKN; translated from the exons ATGAAGTGGTCTCTTGTTTTGGTATTTCTATTTGGCATCCTAGCTATGACAACTTCTAAG CCCCCAATAAATTGGCGGAGGGACTTTAAAACTACGCGTGATTGTGAAAGACAAGAAAATGTTTCATCGATTGACGCTTACGAAgctgtatttttaaagaaaaacgaGCCCGTAGATTACAAAGTCAAGTGCTTTTTACACTGTGCCATCGAAGAATCGGTTAATTTCATACAGTCTTTTAATTTAGTACCGCTAAGAAAGGTCGATAACTGCATGTTGATCAAGGATGAGGATAAGTGCGAGGAGGGCTTGATGAAGTTTAAATGCTATTACAAAAATTAG